Proteins encoded together in one Staphylococcus aureus window:
- the pflA gene encoding pyruvate formate-lyase-activating protein — MLKGHLHSVESLGTVDGPGLRYILFTQGCLLRCLYCHNPDTWKISEPSREVTVDEMVNEILPYKPYFDASGGGVTVSGGEPLLQMPFLEKLFAELKENGVHTCLDTSAGCANDTKAFQRHFEELQKHTDLILLDIKHIDNDKHIRLTGKPNTHILNFARKLSDMKQPVWIRHVLVPGYSDDKDDLIKLGEFINSLDNVEKFEILPYHQLGVHKWKTLGIAYELEDVEAPDDEAVKAAYRYVNFKGKIPVEL, encoded by the coding sequence ATGCTTAAGGGACACTTACATTCTGTCGAAAGTTTAGGTACTGTCGATGGACCGGGATTAAGATATATATTATTTACACAAGGATGCTTACTTAGATGCTTGTATTGCCACAATCCAGATACTTGGAAAATTAGTGAGCCATCAAGAGAAGTCACAGTTGATGAAATGGTGAATGAAATATTACCATACAAACCATACTTTGATGCATCGGGTGGCGGTGTAACAGTCAGTGGTGGCGAACCATTGTTACAAATGCCATTCTTAGAAAAATTATTTGCAGAATTAAAAGAAAATGGTGTGCACACTTGCTTAGACACATCGGCTGGATGTGCTAATGATACAAAAGCATTTCAAAGGCATTTTGAAGAATTACAAAAACATACAGACTTGATATTATTAGATATAAAACATATTGATAATGACAAACATATTAGATTGACAGGAAAGCCTAATACACACATCCTTAACTTCGCGCGCAAACTGTCAGATATGAAACAACCTGTATGGATTCGACATGTCCTTGTGCCTGGTTATTCTGATGATAAAGACGATTTAATTAAACTAGGGGAATTTATTAATTCTCTTGATAACGTCGAAAAGTTTGAAATTCTGCCATATCATCAGTTAGGTGTTCATAAGTGGAAAACATTGGGCATTGCATATGAATTAGAAGATGTCGAAGCGCCCGATGATGAAGCTGTTAAAGCAGCCTACCGTTATGTTAACTTCAAAGGGAAAATTCCCGTTGAATTATAA